A genomic window from Oxyura jamaicensis isolate SHBP4307 breed ruddy duck chromosome 17 unlocalized genomic scaffold, BPBGC_Ojam_1.0 oxy17_random_OJ72828, whole genome shotgun sequence includes:
- the LOC118158011 gene encoding lipocalin-15-like isoform X2: MTTVLLSLVLALLCLLRAGAEVPVQLDFNMGKFAGRWHIGAAISNCPVFLSMKDKMKSSIATISFTPEGHLAMEAIFPLPEECKKVKLLFQKSGQPGHYTSTENQEKTDLSVMDTDYKHYAIVYTLRDRGQEPSTMLQLYTRKQDVSPQLLQKFKELFHSVGLTEDMLAILPQSDQCTKALA; encoded by the exons ATGACCACAGTGCTGCTGAGCCtggtgctggccctgctctgcctgctgagaGCAGGTGCCGAGGTCCCTGTGCAGCTGGACTTCAACATGGGGAAG TTTGCAGGGAGGTGGCATATCGGGGCTGCCATTTCCAACTGCCCCGTGTTCCTGAGCATGAAGGACAAGATGAAGTCGTCCATTGCCACCATCAGCTTCACACCGGAGGGGCACCTGGCTATGGAGGCTATCTTCCCCCT GCCAGAAGAATGCAAAAAGGTTAAGCTGCTCTTCCAGAAGAGTGGACAGCCAGGGCACTACACCAGCACAG aaaatcaagaaaaaacGGACTTGAGTGTGATGGATACGGACTACAAGCACTATGCCATCGTGTACACCCTGAGGGACCGCGGCCAGGAGCCCAGCACCATGCTCCAGCTCTACA CAAGGAAGCAGGATGtgagcccccagctcctgcagaagtTCAAAGAGCTCTTCCATTCTGTGGGCCTGACTGAGGACATGCTGGCCATCCTGCCACAGTCAG ATCAGTGCACCAAGGCTCTCGCGTGA
- the LOC118158011 gene encoding extracellular fatty acid-binding protein-like isoform X1 yields MGGQVPMACDRSPVAGGRSSTSFPNPAGDGLLQFAGRWHIGAAISNCPVFLSMKDKMKSSIATISFTPEGHLAMEAIFPLPEECKKVKLLFQKSGQPGHYTSTENQEKTDLSVMDTDYKHYAIVYTLRDRGQEPSTMLQLYTRKQDVSPQLLQKFKELFHSVGLTEDMLAILPQSDQCTKALA; encoded by the exons ATGGGAGGGCAGGTCCCCATGGCATGCGACAGGTCCCCTGTGGCAGGTGGCAGGTCCTCCACATCTTTCCCGAACCCTGCTGGTGATGGCTTGCTGCAGTTTGCAGGGAGGTGGCATATCGGGGCTGCCATTTCCAACTGCCCCGTGTTCCTGAGCATGAAGGACAAGATGAAGTCGTCCATTGCCACCATCAGCTTCACACCGGAGGGGCACCTGGCTATGGAGGCTATCTTCCCCCT GCCAGAAGAATGCAAAAAGGTTAAGCTGCTCTTCCAGAAGAGTGGACAGCCAGGGCACTACACCAGCACAG aaaatcaagaaaaaacGGACTTGAGTGTGATGGATACGGACTACAAGCACTATGCCATCGTGTACACCCTGAGGGACCGCGGCCAGGAGCCCAGCACCATGCTCCAGCTCTACA CAAGGAAGCAGGATGtgagcccccagctcctgcagaagtTCAAAGAGCTCTTCCATTCTGTGGGCCTGACTGAGGACATGCTGGCCATCCTGCCACAGTCAG ATCAGTGCACCAAGGCTCTCGCGTGA
- the LOC118158012 gene encoding extracellular fatty acid-binding protein-like has product MRTVVLSLGLALLCLLPAEAEAAGLDRSKIAGKWYVVALASNSKFYLREKDRLKMVMASLSVLGQDKLKVSFAALTPEGCRRRETIFKKTSDNGEVYLSEGGDKMVQVLDTDYKSYAVIFATRVKDGKTLHMLRLYSRRQEVSPVVMALFRRFAKEQNFTNEMIQMLPSQDECRVDEP; this is encoded by the exons ATGAGGACGGTGGTGCTGAGCCTGGGGCTGGCCCTActctgcttgctgcctgcagaggctgaggctgcagggctggacaGGAGCAAG ATTGCAGGGAAATGGTACGTCGTTGCTCTAGCCTCCAACTCCAAGTTCTACCTCCGTGAGAAGGATAGGCTGAAGATGGTGATGGCCAGCCTCTCTGTCCTGGGGCAAGACAAGCTGAAGGTCTCATTTGCAGCTCTCAC ACCGGAGGGGTGTAGGAGACGGGAGACAATCTTCAAGAAGACCAGTGACAACGGTGAAGTCTACCTCTCAG AGGGAGGTGATAAAATGGTACAGGTGCTGGACACTGACTACAAGAGCTACGCAGTGATCTTTGCAACCAGGGTGAAGGATGGGAAGACCTTGCACATGCTGAGGCTCTACA GCAGAAGACAGGAGGTGAGCCCCGTGGTCATGGCACTGTTCAGAAGGTTTGCCAAGGAGCAGAACTTCACCAACGAGATGATCCAgatgctgcccagccagg atgaATGCAGAGTCGATGAACCATAG